From a region of the Rathayibacter sp. VKM Ac-2804 genome:
- a CDS encoding YchJ family protein translates to MHPADACPCGSRRHYADCCRPAHLGETPSPTAERLMRSRYSANVLGSAGYLLSSWHPSTRPKRVDLDDDVRWRRLQIVDTSFGGEADAEGLVEFRASYRSSEGPGLVHERSRFLREDGRWYYVDGELLGD, encoded by the coding sequence ATGCACCCCGCCGACGCCTGCCCGTGCGGAAGCCGCCGCCACTACGCCGACTGCTGCCGCCCCGCCCATCTCGGCGAGACGCCGTCGCCGACCGCGGAGCGCCTGATGCGCAGCCGCTACAGCGCGAACGTGCTCGGCAGCGCCGGCTACCTGCTCTCCAGCTGGCACCCCTCCACCCGGCCGAAGCGCGTCGACCTCGACGACGACGTCCGCTGGCGGCGCCTGCAGATCGTCGACACCTCCTTCGGCGGCGAGGCGGATGCGGAGGGGCTCGTCGAGTTCCGCGCCTCCTACCGCTCCTCCGAGGGGCCGGGTCTCGTGCACGAGCGCAGCCGCTTCCTCCGCGAGGACGGCCGCTGGTACTACGTCGACGGCGAGCTCCTCGGCGACTGA
- a CDS encoding GNAT family N-acetyltransferase produces MAKDFRRADHASRYELHQDGALVGVLDYHENAESVSLVRSFTSPPHRGQGLAGELVAFAVDDIEASSGRSIVPMCWYVGQWFDQHPERAHLLTRGAQS; encoded by the coding sequence ATGGCCAAGGACTTCCGCCGCGCGGACCACGCGTCCCGCTACGAACTGCATCAGGACGGCGCACTCGTCGGCGTCCTCGACTACCACGAGAACGCCGAGAGCGTCTCGCTCGTGCGCTCCTTCACCTCGCCGCCGCACCGCGGCCAGGGGCTGGCCGGCGAGCTGGTCGCCTTCGCCGTCGACGACATCGAGGCGTCGAGCGGCCGCAGCATCGTGCCGATGTGCTGGTACGTCGGGCAGTGGTTCGACCAGCACCCCGAGCGGGCGCATCTGCTCACCCGCGGCGCGCAGTCCTGA